From one Colletotrichum destructivum chromosome 3, complete sequence genomic stretch:
- a CDS encoding Putative acyl-CoA dehydrogenase/oxidase and middle domain superfamily translates to MTSNARDVPSTDPKVYDEYKSRWSDLPHDETSWLQRAKDVASILAQDAALRERENKAPRAEVALLKHSGLLKILGWKKYGGGEQPWSVGYKAIREVAKGDGSIGMLLGYHLLWSTTANVIGSPEQADRLQDLIISNNYFVGGAVNPRDSDHKITSDGEKVVFNGFKHFNTGGVISDLTVLEGVLEGTKDHLYAVVKTDQPGIVFSHDWDNVGLRLSESGSVKIENVTAPWADALGWDASLKRPDPSILEIPFASLLLPTIQLVFSNFYIGIAWGALDFASAYTRKNTRAWPFGGDNKEKAEDEFYILSTYGNFLAHLRAADALADRAGLEIDNLYRNSGDPSKRAKVTARARGEAAEWVASVKVAATDTGLRVTSGVFEVTGAKATATKVGLDRFWRDIRTHTLHDPVAYKNRELGRYQLLGEVPEATWYT, encoded by the exons ATGACCAGCAACGCCCGCGACGTGCCGTCGACGGACCCCAAGGTCTACGATGAGTACAAGTCGAGATGGTCCGATCTTCCGCATGACGAGACCAGCTGGTTACAGCGGGCCAAAGATGTCGCTTCCATCCTCGCACAGGACGCCGCGCTGCGCGAGAGGGAGAACAAGGCGCCCCGGGCCGAGGTGGCGCTTCTTAAACACTCGGGGCTCCTGAAGATCCTCGGCTGGAAGAagtacggcggcggcgagcagccGTGGAGCGTTGGCTACAAGGCCATCCGTGAAGTTGCCAAAGGCGATGG CTCAATCGGAATGCTCCTCGGCTATCACCTGCTCTGGTCGACGACCGCCAATGTCATCGGGAGCCCTGAGCAGGCGGACCGGCTACAGGACCTCATCATCTCCAACAACTACTTTGTCGGGGGCGCGGTGAACCCCCGCGACAGCGACCACAAGATCACCTCGGATGGCGAAAAGGTCGTCTTCAACGGCTTCAAGCACTTCAACACGGGCGGCGTCATCTCGGACCTGACGGTGTTGGAGGGCGTTCTGGAGGGCACCAAAGACCACCTGTACGCCGTTGTGAAAACGGACCAGCccggcatcgtcttctcgCACGACTGGGACAACGTCGGGCTGCGGCTCAGCGAGTCCGGTAGCGTCAAGATCGAGAACGTCACGGCGCCCTGGGCTGACGCGTTGGGGTGGGATGCGAGTCTGAAAAGGCCCGATCCCTCGATTCTCGAAATCCCGTTTGCGAGTTTGCTCCTGCCTAC GATCCAACTTGTTTTCAGCAACTTCTACATCGGCATTGCCTGGGGCGCGTTAGACTTCGCCTCAGCTTACACCCGGAAGAACACCCGAGCCTGGCCTTTTGGCGGTGAT AACAAAGAGAAGGCTGAAGACGAGTTCTACATCCTCTCCACCTACGGCAACTTCCTCGCCCacctgcgcgccgccgacgcgctGGCTGACAGGGCGGGTCTCGAGATCGACAACCTGTACCGGAACTCGGGGGACCCATCGAAGCGCGCCAAGGTCACGGCGCGGGCCCGCGGGGAGGCGGCCGAGTGGGTCGCCAgcgtcaaggtcgccgcGACGGACACGGGCTTGCGGGTCACGTCCGGCGTCTTCGAGGTCACGGGGGCCAAGGCCACCGCGACGAAGGTCGGGCTCGACAGGTTCTGGAGGGACATCCGGACGCACACCCTGCACGATCCCGTGGCGTACAAGAACCGGGAGCTCGGGCGATACCAACTCCTGGGAGAGGTCCCGGAGGCCACGTGGTATACGTGA
- a CDS encoding Putative Luciferase-like domain, FMNH(2)-dependent dimethylsulfone monooxygenase SfnG translates to MAAQPHPLNTESDRLLFAYWVPNVSGGLIISKIPQKTNWDLASNVKYAKAAEKAGIEYGLTQIRFTSGYGAANQHESVSFSQAILQATDTIKVIAAILPGPWNPTTVAKQIASIDHYSNGRIAVNIVSGWFKGEFTAIGEWWLEHAERYRRSNEFIRCLKGIWTAPDDVGFTFGGDFYRYRNYVLNPKPVQKPHPEIFQGGNSDDARNNGAEVSDWYFMNGNDLDGFRAQIEDVRARAAKVGREGEVRFAVNGFVIVRETEEEAVRVLQEIQGKADAEAVNAFRDSVQQAGASTANKKGMWADSKFDDLVQYNDGFKTKLIGTKEQVAERLVLLKSLGVHLVLTAFLHYDEEIELFGRDVLPLVRQYEKEGRGKDANFEIARTGDVYRKK, encoded by the exons ATGGCGGCTCAACCACATCCCCTGAACACCGAATCAGATCGGTTGCTCTTCGC CTACTGGGTGCCGAACGTCTCGGGAGGTCTCATCATCAGCAAGATCCCACAGAAGACGAACTGGGACCTCGCAAGCAACGTCAAGTATGCAAAAGCAGCAGAGAAGGCCGGCATCGAGTACGGCCTGACCCAGATCCGGTTCACGTCCGGGTACGGCGCCGCCAACCAGCACGAGTCCGTGTCCTTCTCCCAGGCGATCCTCCAGGCCACCGACACCATCAaggtcatcgccgccatcctcccGGGGCCGTGGAACCCGACGACGGTCGCCAAGCAGATCGCCAGCATCGACCACTACAGCAATGGCCGCATCGCCGTCAACATCGTCAGCGGCTGGTTCAAGGGAGAGTTCACCGCCATCGGCGAGTGGTGGCTCGAGCACGCTGAGCGCTACCGCCGCAGCAACGAGTTCATCCGCTGTCTCAAGGGCATCTGGACGgcccccgacgacgtcggcttcACGTTCGGCGGCGACTTCTACCGCTACCGGAACTACGTTCTCAACCCCAAGCCTGTCCAGAAGCCGCACCCGGAGATCTTCCAGGGCGgcaacagcgacgacgcgcgcaacaacggcgccgaggtcagCGACTGGTACTTCATGAACGGCAACGACCTCGACGGGTTCCGCGCCCAGATCGAGGACGTCCGGGCGCGTGCGGCCAAGGTCGggcgcgagggcgaggtccgcttcgccgtcaacggtttcgtcatcgtccgcgagaccgaggaggaggccgtccgCGTGCTGCAGGAGATCCAGGGCAAGGCCGATGCAGAGGCCGTCAACGCGTTCCGCGACTCGGTTCAACAGGCGGGCGCCAGCACGGCCAACAAGAAGGGCATGTGGGCCGACAGCAAGTTCGACGACCTGGTCCAGTACAACGACGGGTTCAAGACCAAACTCATCGGGACCAAGGAACAAGTTGCCGAGCGTCTGGTGCTGCTCAAGAGCCTTGGCGTCCACCTCGTGCTGACGGCCTTTCTGCACTATGATGAGGAGATTGAACTGTTCGGAAGGGATGTCCTGCCGCTGGTTCGGCAGTATGAGAAGGAGGGCCGAGGAAAAGATGCCAACTTTGAGATCGCGAGAACGGGGGATGTTTACAGGAAGAAGTAG
- a CDS encoding Putative mitochondrial carrier domain superfamily: MAEAQKDLESQRKPSDERTPLLGTPAEYEANQQEARDRSGHAADDDQDREDAEQVPLIAPQDGEETKKRTTGWWLWRAFWAVLAIFFLAIFIKGWVDAKDTNFDLKAALKRALGGGLSGAAAMVLQVLTLMPIRTIMNYQYRFGSGFREAISVLYQDGGVRRYYQGIGPALIQGPVSRFGDTAANAGILALLESNSFLNQLPTLIKTIFASLCAAAFRMILTPIDTLKTTLQAQGAKGTAILRQRVKTHGVGSLWWGAFATAAATFVGHYPWFATYNYLSANIPEPEKGQIFLWLLRLAFIGFCASVISDSVSNSLRVVKTYRQVNDTQVSYSKAAKIVIQRDGFLGFLGRGLKTRILANGLQGILFSILWKLFLDLWEKKTQS; the protein is encoded by the exons ATGGCGGAAGCTCAGAAGGATTTGGAAAGCCAGCGGAAGCCGTCGGACGAGAGGACGCCGCTCCTCGGCACCCCCGCCGAATACGAGGCGAACCAGCAAGAGGCCCGGGATCGGAGCGgtcacgccgccgacgacgaccaagaccgcgaggacgccgagcagGTTCCTCTCATTGCGCCTCAGGATGGAgaggagacgaagaagcgcACGACCGGCTGGTGGCTGTGGAGAGCGTTCTGGGCCGTgctcgccatcttcttcctggccatcttcatcaaggGTTGGGTCGATGCCAAGGACACGAAT TTCGATCTCAAAGCAGCGCTGAAGAGggccctcggcggtggcttgagcggcgccgccgccatggttTTGCAGGTGTTGACTCTCATG CCTATACGAACCATCATGAACTATCAGTACCGTTTCGGGAGTGGCTTCAGGGAGGCCATTAGCGTACTCTATCAGGACGGCGGGGTGCGAAGATACTACCAGGGTATCGGGCCTGCACTCATTCAAG GCCCCGTATCTCGGTTTGGTGACACGGCTGCCAACGCCGGTatccttgcccttcttgagTCCAACTCCTTCTTGAACCAGCTTCCTACGCTCATCAAGACCATCTTTGCCTCCCTCTG TGCCGCCGCCTTCCGCATGATCCTAACGCCCATCGACACTCTCAAGACCACTCTGCAGGCCCAAGGCGCCAAGGGCACCGCCATCCTCCGCCAGCGCGTCAAGACGCACGGAGTTGGAAGTCTGTGGTGGGGCGCCTTCGCgaccgccgcggcgacgTTCGTCGGCCACTACCCCTGGTTCGCAACT TACAACTACCTCTCCGCCAACATTCCGGAGCCTGAAAAGGGCCAGATCTTCCTGTGGCTGCTTCGTCTCGCCTTCATCGGGTTCTGCGCCTCGGTCATCTCGGATTCGGTGTCCAACTCGCTGAGGGTCGTCAAGACCTACCGCCAGGTCAACGACACCCAGGTGTCCTACT ccaaggccgccaagatcgTCATCCAGCGAGACGGATTTCTTGGGTTCCTCGGCCGTGGTCTCAAGACCCGCATCCTTGCCAACGGTCTGCAAGGCATCCTGTTCTCCATTCTCTGGAAGCTTTTCCTCGACCT gtgggagaagaagacgcagTCTTGA
- a CDS encoding Putative tRNA-splicing endonuclease, tRNA intron endonuclease, catalytic domain-containing protein has translation MSQTKNTGSQPTQASAPAAAAGVVSQSASGVSTTPRPKGLPLYKIYELPAPIRTFPLPSFYPNNPISLFHVLFAWAKQSLFPPPAEPSIVHEGVWSPTSKSINIIDEKSMRALWEQGFYGKGNLSRSEPNWLKREQVRRGLVPGQVSELVTASRREERRQMKWERAKSEQEAIRQLRIREAQLAANQTAADDTVKPSTSSVEAEESSTNTQSTHVPAREASTDAEPLPESTSSLSKSDAAGKDTKTSVPEVSRDSEVAVFAEPGALELSLEDDAPTVDEPASIELTNGTSSHAVSSTITAAHPSLSQKSEAHIHSGKIAKPSDFLQSREEAPGVVVESKTVVKSEDALPTPISLSLAPVGPTELLSLPNSRAFVAATTEQIAEASVNGDSQQVVVQHLEPADSDPESMDDASQHLLTNGHSVSSVVAIISPVGPLELLSLPNSNTPLVNGTSAEDANDVDSRSTANIPTVAEKLSTIHENAAFAESENESRTVTGHLINDLVNGVNGERAAHINGLNGVAKSAVTSADIPSTPKSTKRRKSVRFSPKVESATYELSDPPSPSLALFNVTNGKAMVPANGTALGPSVLEAESKDITKSDDSKSLETLTEVEAESTETLEIVNKEHLQLTSEEAFFLAFGMGALRVVDPVTKAPIPTPELFNLFRSYSYFPSRKAEELQPDDGFLVNYAVYHHFRSLGWVPRAGIKFGVDWMLYARGPVFDHAEFGAIILPSYSDQWWKDSDRQLPRKTWHWLHGVVRVLSHVQKSLVLVYVDVPAPPQFDEAMKKGPTEVFKLYKIREVMVKRWSSNRNR, from the coding sequence ATGTCGCAGACTAAGAATACGGGCTCGCAGCCTACGCAGGCTTCggcgcctgctgctgctgctggtgttgttTCGCAGAGCGCCTCAGGCGTTTCGACAACGCCTCGGCCGAAAGGCTTGCCGTTGTACAAAATCTACGAGCTGCCTGCTCCCATACGGACCTTTCCGCTTCCTAGCTTCTACCCGAATAATCCAATTTCTCTTTTCCATGTCCTATTCGCATGGGCGAAACAATCCTTGTTCCCACCGCCTGCTGAGCCGTCCATTGTGCACGAGGGTGTCTGGTCCCCAACATCCAAATCTAtcaacatcatcgacgagaagTCCATGCGCGCGCTGTGGGAACAAGGGTTCTACGGCAAGGGCAACTTGAGTCGTAGTGAGCCTAATTGGCTGAAGCGCGAGCAGGTCAGGCGCGGACTGGTGCCGGGTCAGGTCAGCGAGTTGGTTACGGCCAGCAGACGTGAAGAGCGGAGGCAGATGAAGTGGGAGAGGGCCAAATCCGAACAAGAGGCCATCAGACAGTTACGCATACGAGAAGCACAACTAGCCGCCAATCAGACAGCGGCAGATGATACAGTAAAACCGTCAACCTCGTCTGTCGAGGCTGAAGAATCCTCAACAAATACCCAATCCACCCATGTTCCTGCACGAGAAGCCTCGACAGACGCGGAACCCTTGCCTGAATCAACATCTTCCCTGTCTAAATCCGATGCTGCGGGCAAGGACACCAAGACAAGTGTACCTGAAGTGTCCCGAGACAGCGAAGTAGCTGTCTTCGCCGAGCCTGGGGCGCTTGAGCTGTCTCTTGAAGACGATGCACCTACCGTCGACGAGCCAGCCTCAATTGAACTGACCAACGGGACCTCGTCTCACGCTGTATCTTCGACtatcaccgccgcccacccgTCACTTTCGCAAAAGTCAGAAGCACACATTCACTCTGGCAAGATCGCGAAGCCCAGCGACTTCCTACAGTCGAGAGAGGAAGCACCGGGGGTCGTTGTCGAGTCAAAGACCGTCGTCAAGTCAGAAGATGCACTGCCCACGCCTATATCGTTAAGCTTGGCCCCTGTTGGGCCGACGGAacttctttctcttcccaaCTCCCGCGCCTTCGTCGCAGCAACGACCGAGCAGATTGCTGAAGCGTCTGTGAATGGCGACTCTCAACAGGTCGTTGTCCAGCACCTCGAGCCGGCGGATTCCGACCCCGAGAGCATGGACGACGCATCTCAACACTTGCTCACCAACGGTCATTCTGTGTCATcggtcgtcgccatcatATCTCCCGTCGGGCCGTTGGAACTTCTTTCATTACCCAACTCGAACACGCCTCTTGTCAACGGGACATCTGCTGAAGATGCCAACGATGTTGACAGTCGCTCGACTGCAAACATTCCGACGGTGGCGGAAAAACTCTCGACTATCCACGAGAACGCTGCCTTCGCCGAATCTGAAAACGAAAGTCGGACAGTGACGGGACACCTGATCAATGATCTGGTcaacggcgtcaacggcgagagGGCTGCCCATATAAATGGGTTGAATGGCGTGGCCAAGTCAGCAGTTACCTCGGCGGACATCCCATCGACGCCCAAGTCTACCAAGCGTCGTAAGAGCGTTCGCTTCTCGCCCAAGGTCGAGTCGGCTACTTATGAGCTGTCCGATCCTCCCAGTCCCAGTCTGGCTCTGTTCAACGTAACCAACGGAAAGGCAATGGTGCCTGCCAACGGTACTGCGCTCGGGCCCAGTGTCCTTGAGGCAGAGTCCAAAGACATAACCAAGTCCGACGACAGCAAATCTCTTGAGACGTTGACCGAGGTTGAGGCGGAGTCAACTGAGACTCTCGAGATTGTGAACAAGGAGCACCTTCAACTCACATCGGAGGAAGCATTTTTCCTCGCTTTTGGAATGGGCGCCCTTCGGGTTGTCGACCCTGTGACCAAGGCGCCGATTCCCACTCCTGAGCTCTTCAACTTGTTCCGATCATATTCTTACTTCCCCTCCCGAAAGGCAGAAGAGCTTCAGCCCGACGACGGTTTCTTGGTCAACTACGCCGTATACCACCACTTCCGCTCGCTCGGTTGGGTTCCCCGAGCAGGCATCAAATTCGGCGTGGACTGGATGCTCTACGCCAGAGGCCCCGTGTTCGACCATGCCGAGTTCGGCGCCATCATTCTGCCGTCCTACTCGGACCAATGGTGGAAGGACAGCGACCGTCAGCTGCCGCGCAAAACGTGGCACTGGCTCCACGGCGTCGTGCGTGTGCTGTCTCACGTCCAGAAGAGTCTGGTCCTGGTCTACGTCGACGTCCCAGCGCCGCCCCAGTTCGACGaggcgatgaagaagggCCCGACGGAGGTTTTCAAGCTATACAAGATCCGCGAGGTGATGGTTAAGCGATGGTCGAGCAACCGCAACAGATGA
- a CDS encoding Putative ceramide glucosyltransferase, nucleotide-diphospho-sugar transferase yields MATWPSVVQAIALVCAGWSTFVYIVQSIGIIRIFLSYSSRLKPAVSSSLRKQDVPHITIIRPVKGIEHGLYDCIASSFRQDYPRDRLTIYLCVAEKSDPAYPVLVKLVEDFPGFDARVLVEDEDPLLHGRDGHIDNLGPNPKVRNISRAYREAKGDIIWVMDCNIWIAKGVAGRMVDKLLGYGPDGSRVKPYKFVHLLPIVVDTVSPRDISTETQTLLSSSEGGPSQVASSGHSPSLLDYVEKQGGGRLDEMFMATTHAKFYSAINTVGVAPCAVGKSNMFRKSHLDTVTDPLQNPILPAGKNLPKGIDYFSEYICEDHLIGDLLWRSKLPGMKNHGLVMGDLAVQPMAGMSVKAYFARRARWLRARKWTVLAATLIEPGVESLLCCAYFAFAVTTLPWFHDTFGTAQTWGAMGLYWLAFVTIWMVCDWFTYNRLHAGYTMEVDENTPKFARGTATPGGAPPRSFLEWLPAWIGRELLAMPIWTWAVFCGSTVNWRGRTFNVRSDMSVVEIGSQPLTASHGVLNGLTNAEGTHRSRSKDRVD; encoded by the exons ATGGCAACTTGGCCCTCAGTGGTGCAAGCTATTGCGCTCGTCTGCGCCGGCTGGAGCACTTTCGTCTACATTGTCCAGTCCATTGGTATCATCAGAAT CTTTCTCTCCTATTCCTCGCGCTTGAAACCGGccgtctcgtcctcgctccGGAAGCAAGATGTGCCGcacatcaccatcatccgTCCCGTAAAAGGGATCGAGCACGGCCTCTACGACTGCATCGCATCTTCGTTCCGACAAGACTATCCCCGCGACAGGCTGACGATATACCTCTGCGTTGCCGAGAAGAGCGATCCGGCCTACCCCGTCCTTGTGAAGCTGGTTGAAGACTTCCCAGGGTTCGATGCCCGGGTGCTggttgaagacgaagaccCCCTGCTGCATGGTCGCGACGGCCACATCGACAATCTTGGCCCCAATCCCAAGGTCAGGAACATCAGCCGCGCATACCGGGAGGCTAAGGGAGACATCATCTGGGTCATGGACTGCAACATCTGGATTGCGAAGGGTGTCGCCGGGCGTATGGTGGACAAGCTGCTGGGATACGGACCCGACGGCAGCCGTGTGAAACCCTACAAATTCGTCCACCTCCTGCCGATTGTCGTCGACACCGTCTCTCCACGAGACATCTCGACCGAAACACAGACGCTGCTGTCTTCCTCTGAGGGCGGCCCTTCGCAGGTCGCCAGCTCAGGCCACAGTCCCTCCCTGCTTGATTATGTTGAGAAGCAAGGTGgtggccgcctcgacgagatgTTCATGGCCACGACCCACGCCAAGTTCTACAGCGCTATCAacaccgtcggcgtcgccccCTGCGCCGTCGGCAAAAGCAACATGTTCCGCAAGTCTCACCTGGACACCGTGACGGACCCGTTGCAAAACCCGATCCTCCCTGCCGGCAAGAACCTGCCAAAGGGCATCGACTACTTCTCCGAGTACATCTGCGAGGACCACCTAATCGGCGATCTCCTGTGGCGGTCCAAGCTGCCGGGCATGAAGAACCACGGCCTCGTCATGGGTGACCTCGCTGTCCAGCCGATGGCCGGCATGTCTGTCAAGGCGTACTTCGCGCGTCGCGCTCGGTGGCTACGCGCACGCAAATGGACGGTCCTTGCCGCCACGCTGATCGAGCCCGGCGTCGAGTCTCTGTTATGCTGCGCCTACTTCGCCTTTGCCGTCACTACCCTTCCCTGGTTTCATGATACCTTCGGCACCGCGCAGACGTGGGGTGCCATGGGCCTGTACTGGCTGGCCTTTGTGACCATCTGGATGGTGTGCGACTGGTTCACCTACAACCGCCTCCATGCCGGATACACTATGGAAGTTGACGAGAACACGCCCAAATTCGCCAGGGGCACCGCCACGCCTGGCGGGGCTCCTCCGAGATCATTTTTGGAATGGCTGCCCGCTTGGATAGGTAGAGAGCTTCTCGCCATGCCCATCTGGACCTGGGCCGTCTTCTGCGGATCGACTGTCAACTGGAGAGGCCGGACATTCAACGTTCGCTCGGACATGAGCGTCGTGGAAATTGGTTCGCAACCCTTGACGGCGTCACACGGCGTCTTGAATGGCCTCACGAACGCAGAGGGCACCCATCGATCGAGAAGCAAAGACCGCGTAGACTAA
- a CDS encoding Putative tannase/feruloyl esterase, alpha/Beta hydrolase, whose amino-acid sequence MLPLLLSGALAPNVQAIALSHSNTTFEQHCSSFATSLKISGANATAVEYVPAGTALQFPDADPSCGRASQTATANLCRVTARIATSPRSGIKFEAWLPENWTGRFLSTGNGGLGGCIQYEDLDYATSLGFAAVATNNGHDGMSGAPFLNNPDVIEDFSYRALTTGVVVGKDVTKSFYSKPHTKSYYLGCSTGGRQGFKQAQAFPENFDGIVAGAPAFSFNNLTSWSCHFLPLTGQQGADTFIPMSMWPAIHDDILDQCDELDGAKDSFLESPDLCDYKPESLLCGVGSNHTDGCLTQKQVETLRAIYSPLLDASGDLVYPRLQPGAELTGAPQTYFTGQPFGAADWFKYAIYNDSNWDPATVTSEDYVRSSSLNLFNIETWDGDLSPFEQRGGKILHYHGLVDGTISSDNSPRYYEHVAQTMGRTPAELDEFYRFFRISGLAHCSGGTGAVYIGNQARNSASLEPEENVLMAMVRWVEEGVAPEHVTGTAFVNNTVSAGVDYKRRHCRWPTRNVFKGPGDFKDENNWECVSD is encoded by the coding sequence ATGCTTCCCTTGTTGTTGAGCGGCGCTCTGGCGCCCAACGTCCAAGCCATTGCCCTCTCCCACAGTAACACCACCTTTGAGCAGCACTGTTCTTCCTTCGCGACCTCTTTGAAGATTTccggcgccaacgccacTGCCGTTGAGTACGTCCCGGCCGGAACCGCTCTTCAGTTCCCCGACGCCGACCCCAGCTGCGGCCGTGCCTCACAGACTGCCACGGCGAACCTCTGCCGCGTCACTGCGCGCATCGCCACATCGCCACGGTCCGGGATCAAATTCGAGGCGTGGCTGCCCGAGAACTGGACCGGCCGCTTCCTGAGCACGGGTAACGGCGGCCTGGGAGGCTGTATTCAGTACGAAGACCTCGACTACGCAACCTCACTCGGCTTTGCCGCCGTGGCCACCAACAACGGCCACGATGGCATGAGCGGAGCCCCCTTCTTGAACAACCCGGATGTTATCGAAGACTTCTCGTACCGCGCGCTCACCACTGGTGTCGTGGTTGGCAAGGACGTCACCAAGTCCTTCTACAGCAAGCCGCACACAAAGAGTTACTACCTCGGCTGCTCAACTGGTGGACGCCAGGGGTTCAAGCAGGCGCAGGCCTTCCCTGAGAACTTTGATGGCATTGTTGCCGGCGCCCCTGCATTCTCCTTTAACAACCTCACCTCGTGGAGCTGTCACTTCCTCCCCCTGACCGGCCAGCAGGGCGCCGATACCTTCATCCCCATGTCCATGTGGCCGGCCATCCACGACGACATCTTGGACCAGTgcgacgagctggacggcGCCAAGGACAGCTTCCtcgagtcgcccgacctcTGCGACTACAAGCCCGAGAGCCTCCTCTGCGGCGTCGGCAGTAACCATACAGACGGCTGCCTCACACAGAAGCAGGTTGAGACTCTGCGCGCCATTTACTCACCTCTGCTGGACGCCTCGGGCGATCTCGTCTACCCGCGGTTGCAGCCGGGTGCCGAGCTCACGGGCGCCCCGCAGACCTACTTCACCGGCCAGCCgttcggcgccgccgattGGTTCAAGTACGCCATTTACAATGACTCCAACTGGGACCCGGCCACTGTCACGTCCGAGGACTATGTCAGGTCTTCGAGCCTCAACCTCTTCAACATCGAGACCTGGGACGGCGACCTGTCCCCGTTCGAGCAGCGCGGCGGCAAAATCCTGCACTaccacggcctcgtcgacgggacCATCTCAAGCGACAACTCACCACGGTACTACGAACACGTGGCCCAGACAATGGGCCGAACGcccgccgagctggacgagttCTATCGCTTCTTCCGTATTTCCGGGCTGGCCCACTGCAGTGGCGGCACGGGCGCCGTGTACATCGGCAACCAGGCCCGGAACTCGGCCagcctcgagcccgaggagaaCGTGCTGATGGCCATGGTCCGCTGGgttgaggagggcgtcgCGCCCGAGCACGTCACCGGCACGGCGTTTGTCAACAACACGGTCAGCGCCGGCGTTGACTACAAGCGCAGGCACTGCCGCTGGCCCACACGCAATGTCTTCAAGGGGCCCGGCGACTTCAAGGATGAGAACAACTGGGAATGTGTCTCGGACTAA